The following coding sequences are from one Paraburkholderia caballeronis window:
- a CDS encoding IclR family transcriptional regulator produces the protein MTDYSGTIRRAVRTGQPPLVRSLERGLRILGEFSSRETLLSGSELARRLGMPRTTVFHLLQTLESFGVLERSGNARGYRLGVAVLRLGFESLSPLDLTDFTQPVLDKLRDATRLTSHVVIREGRDVVFVAKAQSRAPLFSLVKINVGTRLPAHATVHGQVLMGDMTLRELAALFPEGELKQYTPRTPRSVEALYEVVRKIAQRRHAVSRSSFEDGISVIAAPVLDESGRIAAAVAVTMPQAETGSSDSESGLIEQVCKAASDLSLWLSFRPRARSPARA, from the coding sequence ATGACTGACTACAGCGGCACGATCCGGCGCGCGGTCCGCACCGGCCAGCCCCCACTCGTGCGCAGCCTCGAACGCGGCCTGCGCATTCTCGGCGAGTTCTCCTCGCGCGAGACCTTGCTCAGCGGCTCGGAACTGGCACGGCGTCTAGGCATGCCCCGTACGACGGTGTTTCATTTGCTGCAGACGCTCGAATCGTTCGGCGTCCTCGAACGGTCCGGCAACGCGCGCGGATACCGGCTTGGCGTGGCTGTCCTGCGTCTGGGTTTCGAATCGCTGAGCCCGCTCGATTTGACGGATTTCACCCAACCCGTGCTCGACAAGCTGCGCGACGCAACCCGCCTGACGAGTCACGTCGTGATTCGCGAAGGCCGCGACGTCGTATTCGTTGCAAAGGCACAGAGCCGCGCCCCCCTCTTCTCGCTCGTGAAAATCAATGTGGGGACGCGCCTGCCGGCGCACGCAACGGTGCACGGCCAGGTGCTCATGGGAGACATGACGTTGCGCGAACTGGCCGCGCTGTTTCCCGAGGGCGAGTTGAAACAGTACACCCCCCGTACGCCGCGGTCTGTCGAAGCCTTATATGAGGTTGTGCGGAAAATCGCGCAGCGCCGCCATGCAGTGAGCAGGTCGTCGTTCGAGGACGGGATTTCGGTCATCGCCGCACCCGTGCTTGATGAATCAGGGCGTATTGCTGCGGCTGTCGCGGTGACGATGCCCCAGGCGGAGACCGGTTCGAGCGATTCGGAGAGCGGTCTGATCGAGCAGGTATGCAAGGCCGCCAGCGATCTTTCGCTGTGGCTGAGCTTTCGGCCTCGCGCCCGTTCGCCGGCACGAGCGTAG
- a CDS encoding ABC transporter permease: MMRTTLKLKMMTGSLMLLVLFLIGWQWGPAALGIPEFVLPRLSSTFNEAIRMLNSENLMMHAGVTALEVVAGFVMGSALGVTIGVALGLSPTTETVLSPYILALQIAPKVAFAPLFVMWMGYTVYPKIVVAVLIVFFPVMINVLGAVRAVDPDMVNLVRAMCGNRWQVFRLVEFPSAMQALFAGLRIASTLAIIGVTVGELVGGDKGLGFLLVYGEGQGNTAMVFVSIVALTIIGILAYAAVVWLEKRALHYLPRASMRTV; encoded by the coding sequence ATGATGCGCACGACTCTCAAACTGAAGATGATGACCGGCAGCCTGATGCTGCTCGTCCTGTTCCTGATCGGCTGGCAATGGGGGCCGGCGGCGCTCGGCATACCTGAATTCGTGCTGCCGAGACTTTCGTCGACCTTCAACGAAGCCATTCGCATGCTGAACAGCGAGAACCTGATGATGCATGCCGGCGTCACGGCGCTCGAAGTCGTTGCCGGATTCGTGATGGGCTCGGCGCTCGGCGTGACGATTGGCGTGGCGCTGGGTCTTTCGCCGACCACCGAAACGGTGCTGTCGCCGTACATACTCGCGCTGCAGATCGCGCCCAAGGTCGCATTTGCACCGCTGTTCGTGATGTGGATGGGCTACACCGTTTATCCGAAGATCGTCGTCGCGGTGCTGATCGTGTTCTTCCCGGTCATGATCAACGTGCTGGGCGCGGTTCGGGCGGTCGACCCCGACATGGTCAACCTGGTGCGCGCCATGTGCGGAAATCGCTGGCAGGTGTTTCGGCTGGTCGAGTTTCCGTCCGCGATGCAGGCGCTGTTCGCGGGCCTGCGCATCGCCTCGACGCTCGCCATCATCGGCGTCACGGTCGGGGAACTGGTGGGCGGCGACAAGGGGCTCGGCTTTCTGCTCGTCTACGGCGAGGGGCAAGGCAATACCGCCATGGTGTTCGTGTCCATCGTCGCGCTGACGATCATCGGGATTCTCGCCTACGCGGCAGTCGTCTGGCTTGAGAAGCGCGCGCTGCACTATCTGCCCCGCGCCAGCATGCGTACTGTCTGA
- a CDS encoding ABC transporter ATP-binding protein, whose product MLWFNKIEDHASALAPLASAARSVECAVEFRHVTRRFPARHGNAQMTAVQDVSVAIRKGEVASLIGPSGCGKSTLLNMGAGLYMPTEGEVFVGGRRVTGPSHDVAFMLQKDLLMPWRTIAENVELGIQIRGVPRGERRAKSAILLERCHLKGFESHYPHQLSGGMRQRAALARTLAVEPDVLLMDEPFSALDAQTKMVLQQDLAQMLATEAKTALLITHDLAEAVALSDRVFVMSERPGTIIEEILIDLPMRDNPLERRKLSAMNGYIARLMDLLKVGREDHLG is encoded by the coding sequence ATGCTTTGGTTCAATAAAATCGAGGACCACGCCTCCGCCCTTGCGCCACTGGCTTCAGCGGCCAGGTCTGTCGAGTGCGCGGTCGAATTTCGCCATGTCACCCGACGTTTTCCGGCAAGACATGGCAACGCGCAAATGACCGCCGTCCAGGATGTCTCCGTTGCGATTCGCAAGGGCGAGGTGGCCTCGCTGATCGGCCCGAGCGGCTGCGGCAAGAGCACGCTGCTGAACATGGGCGCGGGCCTTTACATGCCGACCGAAGGAGAGGTTTTCGTCGGCGGTCGGCGCGTTACCGGACCTTCGCACGACGTGGCGTTCATGCTGCAGAAGGATCTGCTGATGCCATGGCGCACCATTGCTGAAAACGTCGAGCTTGGCATCCAGATTCGCGGCGTGCCGCGCGGCGAGCGTCGCGCGAAGTCGGCGATCTTGCTGGAACGTTGCCATCTCAAGGGCTTCGAATCGCACTATCCGCATCAACTGTCAGGCGGCATGCGTCAGCGCGCGGCATTGGCGCGCACACTCGCCGTCGAGCCTGACGTCCTGCTCATGGACGAACCGTTCTCGGCGCTCGACGCGCAAACCAAGATGGTGTTGCAACAGGATCTCGCCCAGATGCTCGCCACCGAAGCGAAAACCGCGTTGCTGATTACGCACGATCTCGCCGAGGCCGTCGCATTGTCCGATCGCGTATTCGTCATGAGCGAACGACCCGGCACCATCATCGAGGAAATCCTGATCGATCTGCCGATGCGCGATAACCCGCTTGAGCGCCGCAAGCTCTCGGCCATGAACGGCTACATCGCCAGGTTGATGGATCTATTGAAAGTCGGCAGAGAAGATCACCTCGGCTGA